One genomic region from Sphingobacterium sp. UGAL515B_05 encodes:
- the guaB gene encoding IMP dehydrogenase, producing the protein MQLDPQKFVAEGLTYDDVLLIPAYSEILPRDVDTSTSLTKKIKLNIPLVSAAMDTVTGADLAIAIAQAGGIGMLHKNMTIAEQAAEVRKVKRSESGMIQDPVTLLATATVGDAFNIMKEHKIGGIPVVNEKGQLVGIVTNRDLRFQKDMSRPINELMTKENLVVAPEGTDLVKAEEILQNEKIEKLPVVNEDGILKGLITFKDIQKYKHYPNAAKDSHGRLLVGAAVGVTPDTLDRVEALVKAGVDVVTIDTAHGHSKGVIDKLKLVKSQFPELQVIVGNIATGAAATALAEAGADAVKVGIGPGSICTTRIIAGVGVPQLYAVYEVAKALKGTGVPLIADGGIKQTGDIAKAIAAGASTIMAGSLFAGVEEAPGETIIYEGRKFKSYRGMGSIEAMEKGSKDRYFQDVEDDIKKLVPEGIVGRVPYKGTLAEVVYQYIGGLRASMGYCGAATIEKLQEAQFVRITGAGLRESHPHNISITKEAPNYNSRG; encoded by the coding sequence ATGCAATTAGATCCACAAAAATTCGTAGCAGAAGGTCTCACTTACGACGACGTCTTATTAATTCCAGCTTATTCTGAGATTTTACCCCGTGACGTTGATACGAGCACTTCGCTAACAAAAAAAATCAAATTAAATATTCCATTGGTTTCTGCAGCAATGGATACGGTAACCGGTGCTGATTTGGCGATTGCGATTGCTCAAGCTGGCGGTATTGGTATGTTGCATAAGAACATGACGATTGCAGAACAAGCTGCTGAAGTACGCAAAGTAAAACGTTCGGAGAGCGGTATGATTCAGGATCCAGTAACGTTATTGGCAACAGCAACTGTGGGCGATGCCTTCAATATTATGAAGGAGCACAAAATCGGTGGAATTCCTGTTGTGAACGAAAAAGGCCAATTGGTTGGTATTGTAACGAATCGTGATCTTCGTTTCCAAAAAGATATGAGCCGTCCAATCAACGAATTGATGACTAAGGAAAATCTTGTTGTCGCGCCCGAAGGAACGGATTTGGTGAAAGCGGAAGAGATTCTTCAAAATGAAAAAATCGAAAAACTTCCCGTAGTCAATGAGGATGGTATTTTGAAAGGCTTGATTACTTTTAAAGATATCCAAAAATATAAACATTACCCCAATGCTGCCAAAGATAGCCATGGCCGTTTATTGGTTGGTGCGGCAGTAGGTGTTACACCAGATACCCTTGATCGCGTTGAGGCTTTGGTGAAAGCAGGTGTGGATGTGGTTACAATTGATACGGCACATGGGCATTCTAAAGGTGTAATTGATAAGTTGAAATTGGTGAAATCTCAATTCCCTGAATTACAGGTAATCGTTGGAAATATTGCGACAGGTGCAGCGGCAACAGCTTTGGCTGAAGCAGGTGCAGATGCCGTAAAAGTAGGTATCGGACCGGGTTCAATCTGTACAACACGTATTATTGCTGGTGTCGGTGTTCCTCAGCTTTATGCTGTATATGAAGTTGCCAAAGCACTTAAAGGAACTGGCGTGCCATTGATCGCAGATGGTGGTATCAAACAAACAGGTGATATTGCAAAAGCAATTGCAGCCGGAGCAAGCACAATTATGGCTGGCTCTTTATTCGCTGGTGTGGAAGAAGCTCCAGGTGAAACAATTATCTATGAGGGACGTAAGTTTAAATCTTACCGCGGTATGGGTTCAATCGAAGCCATGGAAAAAGGATCTAAAGATCGTTATTTCCAAGACGTAGAAGATGATATCAAAAAATTGGTTCCGGAAGGTATTGTTGGGCGTGTTCCTTACAAAGGTACATTGGCTGAGGTCGTTTATCAATATATTGGCGGATTACGCGCTTCCATGGGATACTGTGGAGCTGCAACAATTGAAAAATTACAGGAAGCACAATTTGTCCGTATTACAGGAGCAGGGTTGAGAGAGTCCCATCCACATAATATTTCCATTACGAAGGAAGCACCAAATTATAACAGCAGAGGCTAG
- the secD gene encoding protein translocase subunit SecD: MQGKGLIKLLVIVVSLACLYSLSFTWVTRNVERDAENFAKGDLAKEKSYLDSMAGEVVYNLGFAKYTYREAKANELALGLDLKGGMNVTMEISLDELIRNLANNPKDEKFNKALEQAVAKSKTSAKTVVALFMEEYKSIGATTPLSTFFSTKDNAALIKPGDSDSKVESFLQKEADNAIQNSYKVLRTRIDKFGVASPNIQIQQGTNRILIELPGVKDESRVRNLLQGSAKLEFYETYTNQEIYPILENIDKTLASTLKAAPAATTNAAADTSKKSDDLLSNLTGGKKDAKKDSAAVNLGQKNPLFEILRANAYLNENQQPTLGPGPLVGIASLKDTAKVNAYLQRPEVKSILPGNLKLLWAVKPEQKTPEQLSLYAIKGSGQDNGAVLTGDVITDATANFDDKNQPVVGMQMNSEGAHQWKKITAKAAQNRDAIAIVLDNVVYSAPSVNGEIPNGSSSISGSFTVEDTKDLANVLKAGRLPTTAKIVEEAVVGPTLGQAAIDAGVNSAVIGIIVVMIFMIAYYNTAGIVANIAVLLNVFIIMGVLASLNAVLTLPGIAGIVLTMGTAVDANVLIYERIREELGLGKSIRQAVADGYKHALPSILDSQITTFLIGIILFLFGSGPILGFATTLMVGIITSLFTAILVTRVIFEWMLAKDFKIKVSFLGLQTRCITQTSNSCRNVKSFTPFQSLL; the protein is encoded by the coding sequence ATGCAAGGTAAAGGGCTGATTAAACTTTTAGTGATAGTGGTGTCATTAGCGTGTCTATACTCCCTATCATTTACTTGGGTGACCCGCAATGTGGAGCGAGATGCTGAGAATTTTGCCAAAGGAGACTTGGCGAAAGAGAAAAGCTACCTCGACTCAATGGCAGGTGAAGTAGTGTACAATTTAGGTTTTGCAAAATACACCTATCGGGAAGCCAAAGCAAATGAACTCGCTTTGGGATTGGATTTGAAAGGTGGTATGAACGTGACCATGGAAATCTCATTGGACGAATTGATCCGCAATTTGGCGAACAATCCAAAAGATGAGAAATTCAACAAAGCGTTGGAGCAAGCAGTAGCAAAAAGCAAAACGAGTGCAAAAACAGTCGTTGCTTTATTTATGGAAGAGTACAAATCCATCGGTGCTACAACTCCACTATCGACATTCTTTTCAACAAAAGATAACGCTGCTCTAATTAAACCTGGTGATTCAGACTCCAAAGTCGAATCATTCCTTCAAAAAGAAGCAGACAATGCCATCCAAAACTCATACAAAGTACTTCGTACACGTATCGATAAATTTGGCGTTGCATCGCCAAACATTCAAATTCAACAAGGTACAAACCGTATTTTGATCGAATTACCTGGTGTGAAAGATGAAAGCCGTGTTCGTAACCTATTACAAGGTTCGGCTAAATTGGAATTCTACGAAACCTATACAAACCAGGAAATTTATCCAATACTGGAAAATATCGATAAAACTTTAGCATCAACGTTAAAAGCTGCTCCAGCTGCTACAACAAATGCTGCAGCAGATACAAGCAAAAAATCAGATGATTTATTGTCTAATCTAACCGGTGGTAAAAAAGATGCTAAGAAAGACAGTGCTGCTGTTAATCTAGGGCAGAAAAATCCATTATTTGAAATTTTAAGAGCAAACGCATATCTAAACGAAAACCAGCAGCCCACACTTGGCCCAGGCCCATTGGTGGGTATTGCTTCATTAAAAGATACGGCAAAAGTAAATGCTTACTTGCAACGTCCTGAGGTGAAATCAATCCTTCCTGGAAACTTAAAGCTTTTATGGGCTGTAAAACCTGAGCAAAAAACACCTGAACAACTATCATTATACGCAATTAAAGGGTCTGGACAAGACAATGGCGCTGTATTGACGGGTGATGTGATCACTGACGCAACAGCAAACTTTGATGATAAAAATCAACCTGTGGTTGGTATGCAAATGAACAGTGAGGGTGCTCATCAATGGAAGAAAATTACTGCAAAAGCAGCTCAAAACAGAGATGCAATTGCTATCGTTCTTGATAATGTAGTTTATTCTGCTCCTTCTGTAAACGGTGAAATTCCAAATGGTAGCTCATCAATCTCTGGATCCTTTACGGTAGAAGATACCAAAGATTTGGCGAACGTATTGAAGGCAGGTCGTCTTCCGACAACTGCTAAAATCGTTGAAGAAGCTGTAGTGGGTCCTACTTTGGGTCAGGCTGCCATCGATGCCGGTGTAAACTCCGCTGTTATCGGTATTATCGTGGTAATGATCTTTATGATCGCTTACTACAATACGGCGGGTATCGTAGCAAACATCGCGGTATTGTTAAACGTATTTATCATTATGGGGGTATTGGCATCCTTAAATGCCGTACTGACCCTACCTGGTATTGCCGGTATCGTATTGACAATGGGTACTGCTGTCGATGCAAACGTTTTGATTTATGAACGTATCCGTGAAGAACTGGGCTTAGGGAAATCGATCCGTCAGGCTGTTGCCGATGGTTACAAACATGCGTTACCATCCATCCTGGATTCGCAGATCACAACTTTCTTAATTGGTATTATCCTATTTTTATTTGGTAGTGGTCCGATCTTAGGATTCGCAACAACGTTGATGGTGGGTATTATTACTTCATTGTTTACTGCGATCTTAGTTACACGTGTTATCTTTGAATGGATGTTGGCGAAAGATTTCAAAATCAAAGTCTCTTTCCTTGGTCTGCAAACACGTTGCATAACGCAAACTTCAAATTCGTGCAGAAACGTAAAATCTTTTACGCCATTTCAATCGTTGCTGTAA